In Gallus gallus isolate bGalGal1 chromosome Z, bGalGal1.mat.broiler.GRCg7b, whole genome shotgun sequence, one DNA window encodes the following:
- the TMED7 gene encoding transmembrane emp24 domain-containing protein 7 precursor: MLPRGCEAEGPWGRLALLLLLALACATRASEITFELPDNAKQCFYEEIAQGTKCTLEFQVITGGHYDVDCRLEDPDGIVLYKEMKKQYDSFTFTASRNGTYKFCFSNEFSTFTHKTVYFDFQVGEDPPLFPSENRVTALTQMESACVSIHEALKSVIDYQTHFRLREAQGRSRAEDLNTRVAYWSIGEAIILLVVSIGQVFLLKSFFSDKRTTTTRVGS, encoded by the exons ATGCTGCCGCGGGGCTGCGAGGCCGAGGGGCCGTGGGGGCGGctggcgctgctgctgctgctggcgctgGCCTGCGCCACGCGGGCCTCCGAGATCACCTTCGAGCTGCCCGACAACGCCAAGCAGTGCTTCTACGAGGAGATCGCCCAGGGCACGAAGTGCACGCTCGAGTTCCAG gtgaTTACTGGAGGCCATTACGATGTTGACTGCCGGCTGGAAGATCCTGATGGCATTGTATTGTACaaagagatgaagaaacagTATGATAGCTTCACGTTTACTGCATCCAGGAATGGAACATACAAATTCTGTTTCAGCAATGAATTCTCTACGTTCACACACAAAACTGTGTACTTTGATTTCCAGGTTGGAGAAGATCCACCGCTTTTTCCTAGTGAAAACAGAGTAACTGCACTTACCCAG ATGGAGTCTGCCTGTGTTTCAATTCATGAAGCTTTGAAGTCTGTCATCGATTATCAGACTCACTTTCGACTGAGGGAAGCGCAAGGCCGCAGCAGAGCTGAGGATTTAAACACAAGAGTTGCTTATTGGTCGATAGGGGAAGCAATCATTCTTCTTGTTGTTAGTATTGGGCAGGTGTTTCTCCTCAAAAGCTTCTTCTCAGATAAAAGAACCACAACAACCCGTGTTGGATCATAA